A DNA window from Parabacteroides johnsonii DSM 18315 contains the following coding sequences:
- a CDS encoding NVEALA domain-containing protein: MKKKTVLKLLFIASCLVAVCSLFYNNETNTLDSLAFQNIEALAHDENDAGAYCAGYGSVDCRSYKVEYKVSGLSLE; this comes from the coding sequence ATGAAAAAGAAAACAGTATTAAAATTGCTTTTTATTGCAAGTTGTTTGGTGGCTGTGTGCAGCCTGTTTTACAATAATGAAACAAACACATTGGACAGTCTGGCATTTCAGAATATTGAAGCGTTGGCCCATGACGAAAATGATGCAGGAGCCTATTGCGCAGGTTATGGTTCAGTCGATTGCCGAAGCTACAAAGTAGAATATAAAGTATCAGGTTTAAGTTTAGAATAA